The Pantoea eucalypti sequence GCGCTTTACTCTATAGATCATCATGCGTGAAAGCGTTGATAGCTGTCAGCTTTTTTGTTTCAGAAGGTTTGCCTGGATTAAAAGCAACGCTAATTAACGCTTTATCGCCAGAAGTGACCCCGTTACCCTGCCAGCGAGGCGAAGCGGGTATAGGAATTTTCGCTAAACCGTGCATACTGTGCGCTTTTTGATGGCCTGAGCGAGGGGTTTTCGCGCCTCTTAGACTCCAACAAAAGATAACTCTATGAGCTCGGATAATAAGCAGTCACTTCGCGGATTAACGCTGGCCGCCATTGGTGTTGTTTACGGGGATATCGGCACCAGTCCGCTGTATACCTTGCGTGAATGTCTCTCCGGACAGTTTGGCTTCGGCGTTGAGCGGGAAGCGGTGTTTGGCTTTCTGTCGCTGATTTTCTGGCTTCTGGTGCTGGTGGTCTCACTGAAATACATCAGCTATGTGATGCGTGCCGACAACGCCGGTGAAGGCGGGATACTGACACTGATGTCGCTGGCTGGACGCCATACCGGTGCGCGGGCCACGGCAGTACTGGTGATCATGGGCCTGATTGGAGGCAGCTTCTTCTATGGGGAAGTGGTGATCACGCCAGCCATTTCGGTGATGTCCGCTATTGAAGGCCTGGAGATTGCCGCGCCGTCGCTGGATCCTTTTATCGTGCCGATGTCGATTGCGGTGCTGACGCTGCTGTTTGCGATTCAGAAACATGGCACCGGCATGGTGGGCAAACTCTTCGCGCCGGTGATGCTGGTCTGGTTCCTTGTGCTGGCGATCCTTGGGGTCAGCGGCATCATGAAAAATCCGGAAGTGCTGCATGCGCTGAATCCCGCTTATGCGGTCGAATTCTTCGTGCACTATAAATCTGTCTCATTCTTCGCGCTTGGCGCGGTGGTGCTGGCGATTACCGGGGTTGAAGCGCTCTATGCCGATATGGGGCACTTCGGTAAAGTGCCGATTCGACTGGCCTGGTTCTCGGTGGTACTGCCGTCGCTGGCACTGAACTATTTTGGTCAGGGTGCGCTGTTACTCAGCGACCCTAAAGCGATTAAAAACCCCTTCTTCCTGCTGGCGCCGGAATGGGCGCTGATCCCGATGCTGATTCTGGCGACTCTGGCCACCGTTATCGCCTCGCAGGCGGTGATCTCTGGTGTCTTCTCGCTGACGCGTCAGGCGGTGCGACTGGGCTATCTGCCAGGTATGCGCATCATCCACACCTCTGAGCGTGAATCGGGTCAGATTTATATTCCGGTAATCAACTGGGTGCTCTATTTCGCGGTGCTGATTGTGATTATCAGCTTTGAGCATTCAAGTAATCTGGCTGCCGCCTACGGTATTGCGGTGACTGGCACCATGGTGCTGACGGCGATGCTCTCCTGCACCGTGGCGGTTAAAAACTGGCACTGGAACAAGCTGGCGGTTGCCGTCATCCTGGTATTGATGCTCTGCATTGACGTGCCGCTGTTTACCGCCAACCTGGTGAAAATCTTCTCCGGTGGCTGGTTGCCGCTCTGTCTCGGCCTGGTGATGTTTATCATTATGACGACGTGGAAAAGCG is a genomic window containing:
- the kup gene encoding low affinity potassium transporter Kup; the protein is MSSDNKQSLRGLTLAAIGVVYGDIGTSPLYTLRECLSGQFGFGVEREAVFGFLSLIFWLLVLVVSLKYISYVMRADNAGEGGILTLMSLAGRHTGARATAVLVIMGLIGGSFFYGEVVITPAISVMSAIEGLEIAAPSLDPFIVPMSIAVLTLLFAIQKHGTGMVGKLFAPVMLVWFLVLAILGVSGIMKNPEVLHALNPAYAVEFFVHYKSVSFFALGAVVLAITGVEALYADMGHFGKVPIRLAWFSVVLPSLALNYFGQGALLLSDPKAIKNPFFLLAPEWALIPMLILATLATVIASQAVISGVFSLTRQAVRLGYLPGMRIIHTSERESGQIYIPVINWVLYFAVLIVIISFEHSSNLAAAYGIAVTGTMVLTAMLSCTVAVKNWHWNKLAVAVILVLMLCIDVPLFTANLVKIFSGGWLPLCLGLVMFIIMTTWKSERFRLLRRMHEHGNSLEAMIASLEKSPPVRVPGTAVYMSRALNVIPFAMLHNLKHNKVLHERVVLLTLRTEDAPYVHNVRRVTIEQLSPTFWRVVASYGWRETPNVEEIFHRCGLEGLNCRMMETSFFMSHESLIIGKRPWYLRLRGKLFLALQRNALRAPDQFEIPPNRVIELGTQVEI